The DNA sequence GTCAGGCACAGCGGACCGGTCCTGGCCGTCGAGTTGTTCGCCGAACTACCGGTTGTGCTGCTGGAGCGTGTCGATGAGTGACTTTGCCGTCTGGGCACCCACACCGGCAGTTGTCGGCCTCGATGTCGATGGGGTGGCATACCCGATGACCCGCGCGGCTGGTGGGTGGTGGCGGACGACGCTCGACGTGGCGCCCGATGCCCGTTACGGCTATCTGCTCGATGACGACCCGCAGGTTCTCCCGGATCCGCGGTCCGCCCGCCAGCCCGACGGCGTGCACGCTCGCTCGGCGGTGTGGGATGAAGCCAGCCCGACCTGGACCGACGAGGACTGGGCGGGCAGGCCAGTCGAAGGTGCGGTGATCTATGAACTGCACGTCGGCACATTCACGCCCGCGGGCACATTCGATTCCGCCGTCGACAAGCTGGAACACCTGGTCGATCTGGGCGTCGATTTCGTAGAATTGATGCCGGTCAACGCCTTTTCCGGCGCGCACGGCTGGGGATATGACGGTGTGCTGTGGTACGCGGTGCATGAACCCTACGGCGGCCCGAACGGGTTGGCGCGCTTTGTCGACGCCTGCCACGGCCGGGGCCTGGGGGTGCTGATCGATGCCGTCTTCAACCACCTTGGGCCGTCCGGGAATTACCTTCCTCGCTTCGGGCCGTACCTGTCGGACGCACGTAACCCGTGGGGTAACGCCATCAACATCGATGGACCGGACTCCGACGAAGTGCGCCGCTACATCATCGACTGTGCGCTGCGCTGGATGCGGGTCTTCCACGTCGATGGCCTACGGCTGGATGCCGTGCACGCGCTGGTGGACACCACAGCGATCAATATTCTTGAAGAGCTGTCGGCCGAAACCGACGCGCTTGCCGCGCAGTTGGGTCGTCCGCTGTCGCTTATCGCGGAAAGCGATCGTAACGATCCCCGCACCATCACCCGTCGCAAGGACGGTGGCTACGGGATCACCGCGCAATGGGACGACGACATCCACCACGCCATCCACACCGCGGTATCCGGTGAGCGGCAGGGCTATTACGCCGACTTCGGCAGCATGGCCACCTTGGCGACCACCTTGCGTAACGGGTTTTTTCATGCGGCCACGTACTCCTCGTTTCGCCGCCGGCGTCACGGCCGGCCGCTGCCGATCTCGCAGATTCCGGCTACCCGCCTGTTGGCCTACACCTGCACCCACGATCAGGTCGGTAACCGAGCACTCGGTGACCGCCCGTCGCAGAACCTGACCGCCGGACAACTCGCGGTCAAGGCTGCACTGGTACTGCTGTCGCCTTATACCGCAATGCTTTTCATGGGAGAGGAATGGGGCGCGCGCACCCCGTTTCAATTCTTCACGTCACATGAGGACCCGCAGGTGGCACGCGCCACCGCCGAAGGCCGCAAAGCCGAGTTCGCCGAGCACGGCTGGAACGCCGACGAGATCCCCGACCCGCAGGATCCCGAAACCTTCCACCGGTCCAAGCTGGCCTGGAGTGAGCTGGAGAAGCAACACCATCTGGAGCTGCTGCGCGTCTACCGGGAGCTGATCGGGCTACGCACTGAAATCGATCCGGCCGGTCCCTGGCTGAGCCAGCTGGTGATCGACTACGACGAGGACAGGCGATGGATCGCCATGCGCCGCGGTCCGCTTCTGCTCGTGTGCAATCTCAGCGAGGACCCGGTGAGTGTGCCGGTCTGCGGCGATCTGGTACTGGCGTGGGGATCACCAAGGTTTGAGACCGATAGCACCCGGTTGCCAGGACATTCGTTCGCGGTGCTGCGTCTGGGCCAGAAGCCCTTGGTCGCGGAGTGATTCACGCAACACTTCTCCCGCGATGAAGTCGGCATCACCCCCGGTCAGCAACTCCGCAGGAATATCGCAACGCGTGGTAATGGTCCGGAAATGATCTTGAAACCTGGGCGCGGCAGGGTGGCGGCAAGTCCCGCAACCGCAGGAGGTGACCTTTCGTGCCCACCCCCGACGATTCCCAGTGCGCAGAGGCCGTCAGTACTCTCTGCGCCTACTGTGGGGTCGGATGCGGCATGGTGCTGCAGGTCGAAACCGATGCG is a window from the Mycobacterium sp. SVM_VP21 genome containing:
- the treZ gene encoding malto-oligosyltrehalose trehalohydrolase translates to MSDFAVWAPTPAVVGLDVDGVAYPMTRAAGGWWRTTLDVAPDARYGYLLDDDPQVLPDPRSARQPDGVHARSAVWDEASPTWTDEDWAGRPVEGAVIYELHVGTFTPAGTFDSAVDKLEHLVDLGVDFVELMPVNAFSGAHGWGYDGVLWYAVHEPYGGPNGLARFVDACHGRGLGVLIDAVFNHLGPSGNYLPRFGPYLSDARNPWGNAINIDGPDSDEVRRYIIDCALRWMRVFHVDGLRLDAVHALVDTTAINILEELSAETDALAAQLGRPLSLIAESDRNDPRTITRRKDGGYGITAQWDDDIHHAIHTAVSGERQGYYADFGSMATLATTLRNGFFHAATYSSFRRRRHGRPLPISQIPATRLLAYTCTHDQVGNRALGDRPSQNLTAGQLAVKAALVLLSPYTAMLFMGEEWGARTPFQFFTSHEDPQVARATAEGRKAEFAEHGWNADEIPDPQDPETFHRSKLAWSELEKQHHLELLRVYRELIGLRTEIDPAGPWLSQLVIDYDEDRRWIAMRRGPLLLVCNLSEDPVSVPVCGDLVLAWGSPRFETDSTRLPGHSFAVLRLGQKPLVAE